From the genome of Gemmatimonadota bacterium, one region includes:
- a CDS encoding phytanoyl-CoA dioxygenase family protein, which produces MAYLTVDDKEVFREKGYVIKRDVVTPEQMEAARDVIWDHLPVDRNDPSTWVGKEGSQGMDGHAAFHALIYDSPLYSIVEELAGKGRLAPLHPPITSANLRFPQGGEWVGPRGNHMDGHGLGSGVVNNWTVGITLYLNDVKPQGGGTCVWPGTHKHMADYFKTHSRVSLGKKFYDLPIYEGEPRSTRPLEILDWDEADYEEISGPAGSAMLWHSHLIHSASMNCSDEIRMAIITRFRWTNWDDLKFEDPDDMWAYWEGM; this is translated from the coding sequence ATGGCGTATTTAACGGTTGATGATAAAGAGGTGTTTCGGGAGAAGGGCTATGTGATTAAACGCGATGTGGTGACGCCCGAGCAGATGGAAGCCGCGCGAGATGTGATCTGGGATCATTTGCCGGTGGATCGCAATGATCCTTCTACGTGGGTTGGGAAAGAGGGGTCTCAGGGGATGGATGGTCACGCGGCGTTTCACGCGTTGATTTACGATTCGCCGCTGTACAGTATAGTTGAGGAGTTGGCTGGGAAAGGGCGTTTGGCGCCTTTGCATCCACCAATTACGTCGGCGAATTTGCGATTTCCACAGGGTGGGGAATGGGTAGGTCCCAGGGGTAATCATATGGATGGGCACGGGCTTGGCAGCGGCGTTGTAAATAATTGGACGGTGGGTATTACGCTGTATCTCAATGATGTGAAGCCCCAGGGCGGGGGTACCTGCGTGTGGCCGGGGACGCATAAACACATGGCGGATTATTTTAAGACCCATTCGCGGGTGAGTCTGGGTAAGAAGTTTTACGATTTGCCGATTTACGAGGGCGAGCCGCGTTCGACGAGGCCGCTGGAGATTCTCGATTGGGATGAAGCGGATTATGAGGAGATTTCTGGACCGGCGGGGTCCGCGATGCTCTGGCACAGTCATTTGATTCACAGCGCGAGTATGAATTGTAGCGATGAGATTCGCATGGCGATTATTACGCGTTTTCGATGGACGAATTGGGATGATCTGAAGTTTGAAGATCCCGATGATATGTGGGCGTATTGGGAGG
- a CDS encoding arylsulfatase, protein MPNTRPNIVYILADDMGYGDVGCYNPQSKIPTPYMDRLAREGMRFTDAHSPSAVCTPTRYGILTGRYCWRTELKAHVLFNYELPLIEPERLTVASLLKKCGYHTGCFGKWHLGLGWGVKDGEVFDFDQPLPWPGGSPDPVEEDKIDFSKPIAGGPIELGFDRFYGTSGCSTAQPPYCFIDQDQTVGIPSVQKPIEMAGGRRGLMVPDWDHKEADPAFTEKAVAYIEERAKDEDTPFFLYLAASAPHEPCTVECVPEFLRGASEAGPRGDMVALVDWMVGQVMDALDRCGLADNTLVIVTSDNGALPGCNGRTYGHKSCGDWRGFKGFIWEGGHREPFIARWPGVVAPNSVCDALVGLQDFMATVADIVEETLPEDAGEDSASFLPALMGENESVRDDLIHHSCMGVFSIRRGDWKLIVDCDNSGDMGRGVDGCAGADPVPGSRGQLYHMGDDPFESYNKFGREPGIVCEFREMVERYIADGRSV, encoded by the coding sequence ATGCCTAATACACGTCCGAATATTGTTTATATCCTCGCCGATGATATGGGCTATGGCGATGTGGGGTGTTATAATCCGCAGTCGAAGATCCCCACGCCGTATATGGATCGGTTGGCGCGCGAGGGGATGCGGTTTACGGATGCACATTCGCCTTCGGCGGTGTGTACGCCCACGCGATATGGTATTTTGACCGGGCGTTATTGCTGGCGCACAGAATTGAAGGCCCATGTGTTGTTCAATTACGAATTGCCATTGATTGAGCCCGAGCGCCTGACGGTGGCTTCTTTGTTGAAAAAGTGTGGCTATCACACGGGGTGTTTTGGCAAGTGGCATTTGGGTTTGGGCTGGGGTGTGAAGGATGGCGAGGTGTTTGATTTTGATCAGCCCCTGCCCTGGCCGGGTGGATCACCCGATCCGGTGGAGGAAGATAAGATCGATTTTTCAAAGCCTATTGCGGGCGGACCGATTGAACTGGGGTTTGACAGGTTTTACGGGACATCGGGTTGTTCGACGGCGCAACCGCCTTATTGTTTTATCGATCAGGATCAGACGGTGGGTATTCCGAGTGTGCAAAAGCCGATTGAGATGGCGGGTGGTCGGCGCGGGTTGATGGTTCCGGATTGGGACCACAAGGAAGCGGATCCGGCTTTTACAGAGAAGGCTGTGGCGTATATTGAGGAGCGGGCAAAGGATGAAGATACGCCCTTTTTTCTCTATCTGGCGGCTTCTGCGCCGCACGAACCGTGTACGGTCGAATGTGTGCCGGAGTTTTTGCGCGGTGCGAGTGAGGCGGGTCCCCGGGGGGATATGGTCGCGCTGGTTGACTGGATGGTGGGGCAGGTGATGGATGCGCTGGATCGCTGTGGGTTGGCGGATAATACGCTGGTTATTGTGACGAGTGATAATGGTGCTTTGCCGGGCTGTAATGGGCGCACGTATGGTCACAAGTCCTGTGGTGATTGGCGCGGTTTTAAGGGGTTTATCTGGGAGGGGGGACACAGAGAGCCGTTTATCGCGCGCTGGCCGGGTGTTGTTGCGCCCAATTCGGTTTGCGATGCGCTGGTCGGGTTGCAGGATTTTATGGCGACTGTGGCGGATATTGTGGAGGAGACGCTTCCAGAGGATGCGGGGGAAGATAGTGCGAGTTTTTTGCCCGCGTTGATGGGGGAGAACGAGTCTGTTCGGGATGATTTGATACACCATTCCTGCATGGGGGTGTTTTCGATTCGGCGAGGGGATTGGAAGTTGATTGTCGATTGTGATAATTCCGGAGATATGGGGCGCGGCGTGGATGGGTGTGCGGGCGCGGATCCCGTGCCGGGGTCAAGGGGTCAGCTTTATCATATGGGAGATGATCCGTTTGAGTCGTATAATAAGTTTGGCAGAGAACCGGGTATTGTGTGCGAATTCAGGGAGATGGTCGAGCGGTATATCGCCGATGGAAGGAGTGTGTGA
- a CDS encoding cupin domain-containing protein, whose product MSKSDVLRFISQGDVQVEELPWGPHEWISREGLTEADHLLLVRVTMPPGKAHAFHRHPCMEEIIYVVAGTAEQWVDRDSQILGPGDAAHIPMDMVHGTYNAGDEDLVFLAILSPAKFDGEVLVDVSGDEPWVNMRG is encoded by the coding sequence ATGTCAAAATCCGATGTGCTCAGGTTTATCTCACAAGGCGATGTGCAGGTGGAGGAATTGCCGTGGGGACCGCACGAGTGGATCAGTCGGGAGGGATTGACCGAGGCGGATCATTTGTTGCTGGTGCGGGTGACGATGCCGCCGGGCAAGGCGCATGCGTTTCATCGCCATCCGTGTATGGAAGAGATTATTTACGTGGTTGCGGGGACGGCGGAACAGTGGGTGGATAGGGATTCGCAAATTCTGGGTCCGGGAGATGCTGCGCATATTCCGATGGATATGGTGCACGGGACGTATAATGCCGGGGATGAAGATCTGGTTTTTCTGGCGATTTTGTCTCCCGCTAAGTTCGACGGTGAGGTGCTGGTCGATGTGTCGGGGGATGAGCCGTGGGTTAATATGAGAGGTTAG